In a single window of the Rhopalosiphum padi isolate XX-2018 chromosome 1, ASM2088224v1, whole genome shotgun sequence genome:
- the LOC132932070 gene encoding uncharacterized protein LOC132932070: MMWCRYTLLLSAGVLVILLANRGEKCFVEGLPISETYDIPQDIDFKNSASRAIDQDVQELEKLKTPTGALSESISMMKTRESSYTNDNGKEKTDAKIKQQLNKNGELMAKLEQKISSKNDHDAGGRPDTKVQLSVDIPSKGIHKQTMYASDGEPPKKRDSKYREYDKKNYDSQFPPPVSSYFNVEATPEDMAEYIFFTKDFKSVTQAIEKLIQDGRLDRESALAYLDKIDRELYRLDARYSDQAVEISSKDIENPIKFQKNYESSDFNDIDGTLTELKEMQQILRDKYTKKSIDLDEEDYNSKRIRKILEAKLRMSDSQYNRLLETLTAPSDYTYAQTMMDEIIYQLAKLMFNQGLFIGGSEAQESLQKFTDFLETEASRGRISRALEKKILDLLITSLSDTLTEHPELMAAAKEGFSKYLDAYPNSESNAVHQMKTDSFSTKTRRDTTPAKGQPSTDLETAVVKRSVKTSGIEDNEGSSAVAKN, from the exons atatcCCACAGGACATCGATTTTAAAAATAGCGCTTCTCGG GCTATTGATCAGGATGTTCAAGAGTTAGAGAAATTGAAAACTCCAACGG GAGCACTGTCTGAATCAATTTCAATGATGAAAACACGTGAATCTTCGTACACAAACGATAACGGAAAAGAGAAAACTGatgctaaaataaaacaacaac TGAATAAAAATGGCGAATTGATGGCTAAACTGGAACAAaaaatttcgtcaaaaaacgACCATGACGCTGGCGGTCGACCGGACACAAAGGTGCAATTGTCGGTGGACATACCGAGCAAGGGCATACACAAACAGACTATGTACGCATCAGACGGTGAACCGCCAAAGAAACGGGACAGCAAATACAGAGAATACGACAAAAAAAACTAC GATTCGCAGTTCCCTCCACCGGTGTCGTCATACTTCAACGTGGAAGCGACACCCGAGGATATGGCGGAATACATTTTCTTCACAAAGGACTTCAAGTCGGTGACGCAAGCAATAGAGAAACTCATCCAGGACGGGAGG TTGGACCGCGAATCGGCGTTGGCCTACTTGGACAAAATCGACAGGGAGCTGTACCGACTGGACGCCCGTTACTCCGACCAAGCCGTAGAAATATCAAGCAAAGACATC gaaAATCCAATAAAATTCCAAAAGAACTATGAATCTTCCGATTTCAATGACATTGATGGAACGTTGACCGAACTAAAAGAAATGCAACAGATACTCAGAGACAAATATACCAAAAAAAGCATAGACTTGGACGAAGAGGATTACAACTCGAAAC gAATTCGAAAAATCTTGGAAGCCAAACTACGAATGTCTGATTCGCAGTATAATCGACTTTTAGAAACGCTAACGGCTCCGTCAGACTATACGTATGCCCAAACGATGATGgatgaaattatttatcaactaGCTAAGCTTATGTTTAACCAAGGACTTTTCATTG gtGGGTCAGAAGCTCAAGAATCTTTACAAAAGTTTACAGATTTCTTGGAAACCGAAGCAAGTCGAGGAAGGATTTCTAGAGCCCTTGAAAAAAAGATATTGG ACTTACTAATAACGTCCCTTTCGGATACATTGACCGAGCACCCGGAACTGATGGCTGCCGCCAAGGAAGGTTTTAGCAAATACCTAGATGCCTACCCCAATTCAG AATCAAACGCTGTCCATCAGATGAAAACCGACAGTTTTTCTACGAAGACGAGAAGAGACACGACTCCAGCGAAAGGTCAGCCGAGTACTGACTTGGAAACAGCCGTGGTGAAACGGAGCGTGAAGACATCCGGTATCGAAGACAACGAAGGCAGTAGCGCAGTggcgaaaaattaa
- the LOC132917113 gene encoding endocuticle structural glycoprotein SgAbd-4-like, whose product MQVTLVVSSLLLAAVAVSAYPAGQNPESRAVILSQESGNNPDGSSKNNFQTDNGIRQEQVSYLKPGPEGPVAVFQGAVAYVAPDGQTIQTGYVADENGYQPYGAHLPTPPPIPAEIQESLRLLATLPSTPEPIYQ is encoded by the exons ATGCAG GTTACATTGGTTGTATCGTCATTGCTGTTAGCCGCCGTTGCGGTCAGCGCCTACCCCGCAGGACAAAATCCAGAATCCAGAGCCGTTATCTTGAGCCAAGAATCAGGAAACAACCCTGATGGTTCCTCCAAGAACaa TTTCCAAACCGATAACGGAATCAGACAAGAACAAGTCAGCTACTTGAAACCAGGCCCTGAAGGACCCGTAGCAGTATTCCAAGGAGCAGTGGCTTACGTAGCCCCAGACGGCCAGACCATCCAAACCGGCTACGTTGCTGATGAAAACGGTTACCAGCCGTACGGAGCTCATTTGCCCACACCACCACCAATCCCAGCTGAGATCCAAGAATCGCTCAGACTTCTCGCCACTCTCCCCAGTACTCCTGAACCAATTTACCAATAG